Proteins encoded in a region of the Oncorhynchus keta strain PuntledgeMale-10-30-2019 chromosome 3, Oket_V2, whole genome shotgun sequence genome:
- the LOC127915840 gene encoding protein dpy-30 homolog isoform X1, translating into MAEDHTGMDQSRESHTAKMEDTERSNTEKSSKQKVDLQSLPTRAYLDQTVVPVLLQGLSVLAKERPHNPIEFLAAHLHQNQFQYENRI; encoded by the exons ATGGCAGAAG ATCACACAGGCATGGACCAGAGCAGGGAGAGCCATACAGCT AAGATGGAGGATACCGAGAGGTCCAACACGGAGAAGTCGTCTAAACAGAAAGTGGATCTTCAGTCTCTCCCAACACGGGCATATCTGGACCAGACTGTTGTGCCCGTCCTACTACAGGGGCTCTCTGTGTTAGCCAAAGAACG GCCTCATAATCCCATTGAATTTCTCGCTGCACATCTCCACCAGAACCAGTTTCAATATGAGAACCGCATCTAA
- the LOC127915840 gene encoding protein dpy-30 homolog isoform X2, which translates to MAEDHTGMDQSRESHTAMEDTERSNTEKSSKQKVDLQSLPTRAYLDQTVVPVLLQGLSVLAKERPHNPIEFLAAHLHQNQFQYENRI; encoded by the exons ATGGCAGAAG ATCACACAGGCATGGACCAGAGCAGGGAGAGCCATACAGCT ATGGAGGATACCGAGAGGTCCAACACGGAGAAGTCGTCTAAACAGAAAGTGGATCTTCAGTCTCTCCCAACACGGGCATATCTGGACCAGACTGTTGTGCCCGTCCTACTACAGGGGCTCTCTGTGTTAGCCAAAGAACG GCCTCATAATCCCATTGAATTTCTCGCTGCACATCTCCACCAGAACCAGTTTCAATATGAGAACCGCATCTAA